A single genomic interval of candidate division KSB1 bacterium harbors:
- a CDS encoding T9SS type A sorting domain-containing protein, whose product MRKPITLALIIFVFTGNNLAQQWQSFTTENSGLPSNNIFSVAVDSFGIIWFGSDAGVTGYDGSNWHTYNRADCLADLQVNDLKIMEHTELWVATNNGVSALGFSSLDAITMATPYRTNNTGLLSNKINSLAIDQNLVRWFATDSGVTAFTGQHWISTKSQHVVLDNDVRSIEFGPDQIAYCGTEGGGVARLKLSGLDIITAASTIERPWAPVPIDSVLAIHIGADGLQWFGTTQGLFQHQGINSKINWKRFTVSDGLPHPVVQAIAKDAIGKIWVGTQCGVTCVEKDFSSYTNYSSTDGLINDDVRDIATDVNGSIWLATAGGVSKFSPNASKVASNPNIGLPKSIELNIYPNPFNACTSIEIRTMNSVYTEIAIYNLSGQRIRLVWNGLASSDRHVVRWEAQDDHGFSVPSGLYFVRCISGSLVINKKMLLIH is encoded by the coding sequence ATGAGAAAACCAATCACGCTGGCGCTAATCATTTTTGTTTTCACAGGCAACAACCTCGCCCAGCAATGGCAGAGCTTCACCACTGAGAACAGTGGATTGCCGAGCAACAACATTTTTTCGGTAGCAGTCGACAGTTTCGGCATTATCTGGTTTGGAAGCGATGCAGGTGTCACTGGCTACGATGGTTCGAACTGGCATACTTATAACAGAGCGGATTGCCTGGCCGATCTCCAGGTGAACGATTTGAAAATCATGGAACATACCGAGCTCTGGGTAGCCACTAATAATGGCGTCTCCGCCCTCGGCTTTTCATCTCTGGATGCAATTACCATGGCTACCCCCTATCGCACCAATAATACGGGTCTGCTGTCGAACAAAATCAATTCCCTCGCCATCGATCAGAATCTGGTCCGATGGTTTGCTACCGACTCTGGGGTGACAGCGTTCACTGGCCAGCATTGGATCTCGACCAAATCCCAGCATGTCGTATTGGACAATGACGTGCGATCCATTGAATTTGGTCCTGATCAAATCGCCTATTGCGGGACCGAAGGCGGCGGGGTTGCTCGGCTGAAGCTCTCGGGGCTGGACATCATCACGGCTGCCTCTACCATTGAGCGACCCTGGGCACCTGTTCCGATCGACAGCGTTTTGGCCATTCATATCGGCGCCGATGGCTTGCAGTGGTTCGGCACAACGCAGGGATTGTTTCAACATCAGGGAATCAATTCGAAGATAAATTGGAAACGGTTTACGGTGAGCGATGGCTTGCCGCATCCTGTGGTGCAGGCGATTGCGAAAGATGCCATTGGCAAAATCTGGGTGGGAACCCAATGCGGTGTCACCTGCGTTGAAAAGGATTTTTCGTCCTACACCAATTATTCCAGCACGGATGGGCTAATCAACGATGATGTCCGAGATATAGCAACCGATGTCAACGGCTCAATCTGGTTGGCGACGGCTGGTGGCGTGTCGAAATTTTCACCCAATGCCAGCAAGGTTGCATCCAATCCAAATATTGGGCTACCGAAATCCATTGAGTTGAATATCTATCCCAATCCTTTTAATGCCTGTACCTCCATTGAAATCCGAACCATGAATTCGGTCTATACAGAGATTGCCATTTATAATTTATCAGGTCAGCGGATTCGGCTGGTCTGGAACGGGCTGGCCAGCAGTGATCGCCATGTCGTTCGTTGGGAGGCTCAAGATGATCATGGATTTTCGGTTCCATCTGGTTTGTATTTCGTAAGATGCATCAGTGGCTCTCTGGTGATCAATAAAAAAATGTTGCTCATTCATTAA
- a CDS encoding DUF362 domain-containing protein — MKILVSQAGCTKFKRLTGRIVFPILGLASLIWFLVRVIPKPSRAAYPCMKVAFPIASGFVTWLMGLMASVSAFKLAKQRFQQAHYWAMGLFIVTGAIAGFFTFTQMSQRAASSIAYNYYFPANQPIGQAKGIFPGRVAWAWNPDATNENQTGKDDGRIAVSENDDYYFLIKNNNQAVIDSMMDAVVLNLTGETTVSDAWRALFRFHNRNKSGKDSSYAPGEKIFIKINATSILQGDGGQPWHTWEPTQLTKYKPTWWAHPDVVETTPQIVLSVLRQLVNHAGVRQQDIYIGDPMKNVYKHLFDYWKAEFPDVNVLGNDIEYHGLNLAALGRVPVVKTASDLLFYSDKGKVMNEALSDKLYTIHEQAAYLINIASLKAHACAGITLCAKNHFGSQARADASHLHKGLLGEENDRPYRTDYGLYRVQVDLMGHRLLGGNTVLFVVDGLYSAIEGWSDAYPIKWKMAPFNNDFTNSIFASLDPVALESVCFDFLRTEYHGPQVEFNRPNMAGVDDYLRQAADSTNWPAGIVYDPENDGTPISSLGVYEHWNNPIDMQYSRNLGTGEGIELVKLFPRTTAVEQPNSGDLVTGFQLKPNYPNPFNASTTIAYHLAAAARVKLSIYNLRGERVISLVDEYQNAGNYSLIWHGVNFSGAAVASGVYVAKLEVNSVSGNFVQARRMVLQK, encoded by the coding sequence ATGAAAATTCTTGTCAGTCAAGCAGGGTGCACCAAATTCAAAAGACTAACGGGCCGCATTGTTTTCCCGATTCTGGGCCTTGCATCGCTGATCTGGTTTCTGGTCCGAGTGATTCCCAAACCCAGCCGTGCTGCTTATCCCTGCATGAAAGTGGCCTTTCCCATTGCCTCGGGTTTCGTCACGTGGCTGATGGGACTGATGGCTTCGGTGAGCGCATTTAAATTGGCGAAGCAGCGCTTTCAGCAAGCGCATTATTGGGCTATGGGGCTGTTTATCGTAACTGGGGCTATTGCGGGATTTTTTACATTCACTCAGATGAGCCAGCGTGCCGCATCGAGCATTGCCTACAACTATTATTTCCCTGCCAATCAACCGATTGGCCAGGCAAAAGGGATTTTCCCAGGCCGTGTCGCCTGGGCCTGGAATCCAGATGCGACCAACGAAAATCAGACTGGCAAAGATGATGGCAGAATCGCTGTCAGCGAAAACGATGACTATTACTTTCTCATTAAGAACAACAATCAGGCGGTCATCGATAGCATGATGGATGCGGTGGTGCTGAACCTGACTGGTGAAACAACGGTCTCGGATGCCTGGCGGGCGCTATTCCGATTTCATAATCGAAACAAATCGGGCAAGGACAGTAGCTATGCGCCAGGCGAAAAAATTTTCATCAAGATCAACGCCACGTCTATCCTGCAGGGCGATGGCGGCCAGCCCTGGCATACCTGGGAGCCGACACAATTGACCAAGTACAAACCGACCTGGTGGGCGCATCCCGATGTCGTCGAAACCACGCCCCAGATTGTCCTTTCGGTGCTGCGACAGCTTGTGAATCACGCTGGGGTTCGGCAGCAGGACATTTATATCGGCGATCCGATGAAAAATGTCTATAAACACCTGTTCGATTATTGGAAGGCTGAATTTCCAGATGTAAATGTTTTGGGGAATGATATCGAATATCATGGGCTCAATCTGGCTGCATTGGGACGGGTGCCCGTGGTGAAGACGGCCTCCGACCTGCTGTTCTATTCCGATAAGGGCAAGGTGATGAACGAGGCGCTGTCCGATAAATTGTACACGATTCATGAACAGGCGGCGTATTTGATCAACATCGCATCGTTGAAAGCCCATGCCTGCGCTGGGATTACGCTCTGCGCTAAGAATCATTTCGGTTCCCAGGCTCGTGCTGATGCCAGCCATCTCCATAAGGGCCTGCTCGGCGAGGAGAACGATCGGCCGTATCGGACTGATTATGGCCTGTATCGAGTCCAGGTGGATTTGATGGGGCATCGCTTGTTGGGCGGCAACACCGTGCTGTTTGTCGTGGATGGGCTCTACAGCGCCATTGAAGGCTGGAGCGATGCTTACCCCATCAAATGGAAAATGGCGCCGTTCAACAATGATTTCACCAACTCAATTTTTGCCTCGTTGGACCCAGTGGCGCTGGAATCCGTCTGTTTTGATTTTCTGCGCACGGAATATCACGGTCCCCAGGTCGAATTCAATCGGCCCAATATGGCTGGCGTGGATGACTACCTGCGCCAGGCTGCGGATTCGACCAATTGGCCAGCGGGGATTGTTTACGATCCTGAAAATGATGGCACGCCGATTTCGAGCTTGGGAGTTTATGAGCATTGGAACAATCCTATCGACATGCAATATTCTCGCAACCTGGGAACTGGTGAGGGGATTGAATTGGTGAAATTGTTCCCCCGAACCACTGCGGTGGAGCAGCCTAATTCTGGCGATCTGGTCACTGGTTTTCAACTAAAGCCCAACTATCCGAACCCGTTCAATGCCTCCACTACCATCGCATATCATTTAGCTGCTGCAGCTCGTGTGAAACTATCCATCTACAACCTTCGAGGTGAGCGGGTGATCTCTTTGGTGGATGAATATCAAAATGCGGGGAACTATTCGCTCATCTGGCATGGCGTCAATTTCAGCGGCGCTGCGGTTGCCTCTGGGGTTTATGTTGCCAAATTGGAGGTGAATTCGGTCAGTGGCAATTTTGTTCAAGCAAGAAGAATGGTTCTTCAAAAGTAA
- a CDS encoding T9SS type A sorting domain-containing protein — protein sequence MKFKKSFAVLFFAFWASLSSIYAQTTGYSDSFDGPIKVLPHPYFSYQQADGILTVHVNVPNSVKWQGFIYDIGDTLDLSNHGMLNLRLKSDFDFLLTAYILDPVGLYKTANQKILKSDTYVEYFIQFEMTAGFDKKRITRLQFTPNGNTIDAVNGTIWLDELRVGSQAIPMANIGAITGQHFFIGSQQNQIKVVDLKNASHLVAGGAGSIISNIKITDIINGSATIMVDCLPNAIGTDTLRITAVGVSGFGDNSISVPIRIEDNAPPTIDPIADLSTQVGDTVRLRLSGITDGNRTVEQPITISAISQNQVALPDSNMKIHYDGLATVADLVLIPIGAGKNVQIKLVLDDGFAYNNITEQFFTVDCFQEFNHPPTMDEIPNQFVYLAFGTQTIRLTGISDGDNGTQTLTILASSSDTAIVRNQDLSVNYIQGASSADLVFTPSALGKTKITITVIDNGGNPNNNGDAQISRSFWVESAPLPQSGLAVPLAEFGSGKVTMLENPGDWNVEGYGTNQKPELGTFYGKENVLKIVINNKTCWTGIWYMFEELDLSQHRYMCYDIYFEGGSFSNGGKTHSYFWDANDNRNLPRAHAQRKTVPANQWQTVFMDYRGAGGMSTDAGEEINVKRINRILINYATDFAWPFPVNSGTVYLANIKVGSAVPDSLIPALNPVCTLDPIANQTITINSGQQQIQLTGIGNGIAMGVADTIFAISKQPALVPNPIVSPIHADGTAQLTFQPGNTPGTADITVTVKAQGSIDFSRNFKIYLVDPSDAGTVTIELDPKQRFQTIRGFGTFEFSDRQNYIDAYTTDLGASAVRIGLIGNQIEPVNDNSDPNILDMSSLNYGAFDFNYFRQLKEKGVETFILTSWSPPAWMKRNLSLSYGYAEAPNYEATDNILEPSYYDEFAESMVAAIRMFRDRAGIDLYAIGPQNEPAFNEPYPSAVLSPVEYAKLIAIIGPRLRQERLATKIYMPEQVFAQQHYSMAQYINILRLNSIADQHTAIIATHGYAADGVGEQNPTYQGWTDLWNSSQSGSYPKELWMSETFPEYRNWQSAFSLAGAIHGALVYGNVSLWTLWSIEGTLMDKGQPTASFYTSKNYYKFIRPGAQRISVAENHNDLLPCAFIDSKNKLLTSVVINKSAQPIKVTVLGDSIPTSFEMYVTAEHINFKYSGSVATGQMIILPPKSVVTLVGSMAGDLTGIADETEMPQDYQLYQNYPNPFNPTTAIEFSMARPGEIRLDVYNILGQKVRTLIHGVYPAGRHRIIWDGKNDYDQLVASGVYFYRFRTDKFVRTRKCILLR from the coding sequence ATGAAATTTAAAAAATCTTTTGCCGTGCTGTTTTTTGCCTTTTGGGCATCGCTCAGCTCCATTTATGCCCAGACCACGGGCTACTCGGATTCTTTCGATGGCCCGATCAAAGTTCTCCCTCATCCCTATTTCAGCTATCAGCAGGCCGATGGTATCTTGACGGTTCACGTTAACGTGCCCAACAGCGTGAAGTGGCAGGGATTCATCTATGACATTGGCGATACGCTCGACCTATCGAACCATGGGATGCTGAACCTCAGATTGAAATCGGATTTCGATTTTCTGTTGACAGCTTATATCCTCGATCCAGTGGGGCTATATAAGACTGCGAATCAGAAAATACTTAAAAGCGACACCTACGTCGAATATTTCATTCAGTTCGAAATGACCGCTGGGTTTGATAAGAAGCGGATCACCCGTTTGCAGTTCACGCCCAATGGCAATACCATCGATGCGGTGAACGGCACCATCTGGCTGGACGAACTGCGGGTCGGCAGTCAGGCCATTCCTATGGCCAATATCGGCGCCATCACGGGGCAGCATTTCTTTATCGGAAGTCAACAAAATCAAATTAAGGTGGTCGACCTAAAGAACGCCTCGCATCTGGTCGCTGGTGGCGCTGGCTCCATTATCTCCAATATAAAAATTACCGACATCATCAACGGCAGCGCTACGATCATGGTTGATTGTCTGCCGAATGCTATTGGCACGGATACGCTGCGGATCACCGCTGTTGGCGTGAGCGGCTTCGGGGATAACTCGATTTCAGTTCCCATTCGGATCGAAGACAATGCGCCGCCGACCATTGACCCCATTGCGGATCTATCGACCCAGGTGGGCGATACCGTGCGGCTACGATTGAGCGGCATCACCGATGGAAATAGAACTGTGGAGCAGCCCATCACCATCTCCGCCATCAGTCAGAATCAAGTGGCCTTGCCAGATAGTAATATGAAAATACACTACGATGGATTGGCCACTGTGGCAGACCTCGTATTGATCCCCATCGGCGCTGGGAAAAATGTTCAGATCAAACTGGTCCTGGACGATGGTTTTGCTTATAACAACATCACCGAACAATTTTTCACAGTGGACTGTTTTCAGGAATTCAATCATCCCCCCACGATGGATGAAATTCCAAACCAATTTGTTTATCTCGCCTTTGGAACGCAGACGATTCGGCTGACTGGTATCAGCGATGGGGACAACGGCACGCAGACGTTGACCATTTTGGCGAGCAGCTCGGATACAGCGATAGTAAGAAATCAAGACCTGTCGGTCAATTACATTCAGGGAGCCTCCAGCGCTGATCTGGTGTTCACTCCGTCGGCATTGGGCAAGACGAAAATCACCATCACGGTCATCGATAATGGTGGGAATCCCAATAACAACGGCGACGCCCAGATCTCACGATCGTTTTGGGTCGAATCGGCCCCATTGCCCCAATCGGGTCTGGCTGTCCCGCTGGCCGAGTTCGGCTCGGGCAAAGTCACGATGCTGGAAAATCCTGGCGATTGGAATGTGGAAGGATATGGGACGAACCAGAAACCTGAATTGGGGACATTTTATGGCAAAGAAAATGTGCTGAAAATCGTTATCAATAACAAGACATGTTGGACTGGCATCTGGTACATGTTCGAGGAATTGGATCTGAGTCAGCATCGTTATATGTGTTATGACATCTATTTCGAAGGCGGCTCGTTCAGCAATGGCGGGAAGACCCACAGCTATTTCTGGGATGCCAATGACAATCGAAATCTTCCCCGAGCCCATGCGCAGCGCAAGACTGTCCCAGCGAATCAGTGGCAGACGGTGTTTATGGATTATCGTGGCGCTGGCGGCATGAGTACTGATGCGGGTGAGGAGATCAACGTCAAGCGCATCAATCGCATTTTGATCAACTATGCGACCGATTTTGCCTGGCCATTTCCTGTCAACAGCGGCACCGTCTATCTCGCCAACATCAAAGTGGGCAGTGCAGTACCAGATAGCCTGATCCCAGCGCTCAACCCAGTCTGCACTTTGGACCCGATAGCAAATCAGACAATCACCATTAATTCAGGCCAGCAGCAAATTCAACTCACTGGCATCGGCAACGGGATCGCCATGGGTGTTGCCGATACGATTTTCGCCATCAGCAAGCAACCTGCGCTCGTCCCCAATCCCATCGTCAGCCCGATCCATGCTGACGGGACGGCACAACTCACTTTTCAGCCAGGAAACACCCCTGGCACTGCCGACATAACCGTCACTGTGAAAGCCCAGGGATCAATCGACTTTTCCCGCAATTTCAAGATCTATCTGGTGGATCCAAGCGATGCGGGCACAGTCACGATTGAGCTTGATCCAAAGCAGCGCTTTCAGACCATTCGGGGCTTCGGCACATTCGAATTCTCGGATCGCCAGAATTATATCGATGCCTACACCACCGACCTCGGCGCTTCCGCAGTGCGCATCGGGCTGATTGGCAATCAGATTGAACCAGTGAACGATAACAGCGATCCGAACATATTGGACATGAGCAGCCTCAATTACGGCGCCTTCGATTTCAATTATTTTCGCCAGTTGAAGGAGAAAGGGGTCGAAACGTTCATTTTGACTTCCTGGTCGCCGCCCGCCTGGATGAAGCGAAATTTATCCCTGAGCTATGGCTATGCCGAGGCGCCCAACTATGAGGCCACCGATAATATCCTTGAGCCAAGTTATTACGACGAGTTCGCCGAAAGCATGGTGGCGGCCATCAGGATGTTCCGTGATCGGGCGGGAATCGATCTCTATGCCATCGGGCCGCAGAACGAGCCAGCGTTCAATGAGCCGTATCCCTCGGCCGTGCTCAGCCCAGTCGAATATGCGAAATTGATCGCTATCATCGGCCCTCGATTGAGACAGGAAAGATTGGCGACCAAAATTTACATGCCCGAGCAGGTGTTCGCTCAGCAGCATTATAGCATGGCGCAATATATCAACATCCTGCGTCTCAATTCCATTGCCGATCAACACACTGCCATCATCGCCACCCACGGCTATGCTGCCGATGGCGTGGGCGAGCAGAACCCCACCTATCAGGGCTGGACCGATTTGTGGAATAGCAGCCAGAGCGGCAGCTATCCCAAAGAGCTGTGGATGTCGGAAACTTTTCCAGAATATCGGAATTGGCAGAGCGCATTTTCACTTGCTGGTGCGATCCATGGCGCACTGGTCTATGGCAATGTGAGCCTGTGGACATTGTGGAGCATCGAGGGCACATTGATGGATAAGGGCCAGCCGACCGCCAGTTTTTATACTTCAAAAAATTATTACAAATTCATCCGACCTGGTGCGCAGCGAATTTCGGTTGCTGAGAATCACAATGATCTGCTCCCCTGCGCATTTATCGATTCGAAAAATAAGTTGTTGACATCGGTGGTGATCAATAAGTCAGCCCAGCCCATTAAGGTCACGGTCTTGGGCGATAGCATTCCCACCAGCTTCGAGATGTATGTGACCGCAGAGCACATCAATTTCAAATACAGCGGAAGTGTTGCCACAGGGCAGATGATCATTCTTCCGCCCAAAAGTGTGGTCACGCTGGTCGGCTCCATGGCTGGCGATTTGACAGGGATAGCCGACGAGACTGAGATGCCACAGGATTATCAGCTCTATCAGAATTACCCCAATCCGTTCAATCCAACCACCGCTATCGAATTCAGCATGGCTCGGCCAGGAGAGATCAGACTTGACGTTTATAATATCCTCGGACAAAAGGTCAGAACTTTAATCCACGGGGTTTATCCAGCAGGCCGACATCGGATCATCTGGGACGGAAAAAACGATTATGATCAATTGGTCGCCAGCGGCGTTTATTTTTATCGATTCAGAACAGACAAATTCGTCAGGACCAGAAAGTGCATCTTGCTGCGGTGA